One window of the Psilocybe cubensis strain MGC-MH-2018 chromosome 12, whole genome shotgun sequence genome contains the following:
- a CDS encoding Chromatin modification-related protein EAF3 — protein MSTTSSTAQPIFNAQERVLCYHGPLIYEAKVLKTKTFDAASPSPTTGVAGPHYLVHYKGWKQTWDEWVPSTRLLKLTEANLATQKSLQQANPGNIHGGSTASKAQNKSAAGGGAGSKDNVSTRAVTRKDGTRGTKRAREEDDSNKKIDMKLNVPEALKSVLVDDWEAVTKNNQLVTLPREPNVVQVLADFAEYVKTTKPPHLKEPTLVIQTVIEGLQIYFDKALGSTLLYRFERVQYANVRREYWTGPKVIVGQEKEMSCIYGAEHLLRMLVSLPQMIAATSLDSESVILIRDYANELMAYMVREKDRLFLKQYQNAALDYQNLSRA, from the exons atgtcCACGACATCCTCCACCGCCCAACCCATCTTCAACGCCCAAGAGCGCGTGCTGTGCTACCACGGCCCGCTCATCTACGAAGCCAAAGTCCTCAAAACGAAAACTTTCGACGCGGCCTCGCCTAGTCCTACCACGGGCGTTGCGGGCCCGCATTATTTGGTACATTATAAAGGGTGGAAGCAGAC CTGGGATGAATGGGTACCCTCCACCCGCCTCCTCAAGCTCACCGAAGCGAACCTCGCAACGCAGAAGAGCCTGCAGCAGGCGAACCCGGGCAACATCCACGGCGGCTCGACGGCCTCCAAGGCGCAGAACAAGTCGGcggctggtggtggtgctgggAGTAAGGATAATGTCAGTACGAGGGCAGTGACGAGGAAGGATGGGACGCGCGGGACGAAGAGGGCGCGGGAGGAG GATGACAGCAACAAAAAAATCGACATGAAACTCAACGTGCCAGAAGCTCTCAAATCCGTACTAGTAGACGACTGGGAAGCAGTGACAAAAAACAACCAG CTGGTGACACTACCTCGCGAGCCGAATGTCGTACAGGTTCTCGCTGACTTTGCGGAGTAtgtgaagacgacgaagccGCCTCA TCTAAAAGAACCAACGCTCGTAATCCAAACCGTAATCGAAGGCCTCCAAATCTACTTTGACAAAGCGCTCGGAAGCACGCTTCTCTACCGCTTCGAGCGGGTCCAGTACGCGAATGTCCGGAGGGAGTATTGGACGGGTCCGAAGGTTATTGTGGGgcaggagaaggagatgagTTGCATTTATGGCGCGGAGCATTTGTTGAGGATGTTGG TGAGCCTGCCACAAATGATAGCAGCTACGTCACTCGACTCGGAGTCTGTCATTCTCATCCGCGATTATGCGAATGAATTGATGGC ATACATGGTGCGCGAGAAGGATAGACTGTTTTTGAAGCAGTATCAGAATGCTGCGCTGGATTATCAGAATCTATCTAGAGCATGA